A window of Variovorax paradoxus EPS genomic DNA:
CGCAGCATGCGGAGGTCGAGGCGATGGTCGCTGCGGCCTCGGACCCGCGCGATGCCGGCACGCCGATCCGCTTCGTGCCGGGCGCGCGGCGAGCGGGTGAACTCGTCTTCCGCACCGACGCCAATGCGCGCGGCTGAGCTGGCTCGCGCATGACGATCGTCCATCGCCTGCCGTTGAGCGGCGGGCATGTCATGCATGTCGAGGAGCATGGCAATCCGGAGGGACTGCCCGCACTGGTGCTCCACGGCGGGCCCGGCTCCGGCAGTTCGCCGCTTCTGCGCAGCGGCTTCGATCCCGCGCGGTACCGCATCGTCTGCCCCGACCAACGCGGCGCGGGCCGGAGCACGCCCACGGGTTCGATCGCGCACAACACGCTTGCCGATCTGCTCGACGACCTGCGGCTGCTTCGCGAACATCTGCATGTCGACCGATGGCTGGTGGTCGGAGGATCGTGGGGCGCAACGCTGGCGCTCCTTCACGCGCTGGACCAGCCTTCGGCCATTGCCGGGCTCCTGCTGCGCAACGTGTTCCTCGCGCGCACTTCAGACATCCACGATTTCTTCGCCGAGGCGGCGCGGCACGGTGGTCCCGAATGGCGCGTGCTGTGGAACGAGGCGCGGCGACGGCAATGCCTGGTCGCGACGGTGCTCGCGGACATCTTCGCGCACGGAACCTGGGAGGCGCAGCGGCGCGCGACGCTGTGCTGGTTCGCGTGGGAGCAGCGGCTGTCGGGCGGCACCGCCGCAACGCCAGGCGACGCCGTGTTGCAGCGGCTGGTGCCGCGCTATCGCGTGCTGAGCCACTACCTGCACCACGGGTGCTGGATCCGCGCGCCCACGCTGCTCGCGCGATGCGCCGCGCTGCCCGTGGTCCCCACGCTCATCGTGCACGGAACGCGCGATGCCATGTGCCCGCCGCAAGGCGCGCAGGCGCTCGCTCGCGTCTTGCACGGGCGGGTCATCCTGCAATGGGCGCAAGGCGCGGGGCACGACCCCACGCATCCCGCGCTTGCTGCCGCGATGAAGCAGGCGCTCTGCAACTACGCGAACACGCAGACCTTCAGCGCAACCTTTCCTTGAGCGGATCGCCGACCAGCGCCACACGGCCGTCCTTGCGGCGCGTCCACAGCCGCTCGTTGCCATGGCCGTCGTCGGCGACGAAGAGCACTGCATCGCCGAGCGCGCGAAAGCCCAGCGGCAGCGCGTTGCGCGCACCGGCGGCTACATCGGCGACCGCGCGCGTGCCGGCCGTGGTGCCGTCGCTGGTCCACGGCTCGACACCCGTCGTGCCGCCGCCGTTCGCGGAGAACCACAGCGTCGAGCCGATCACCGCGAAGCGCGCGGGCGATCCGCTCTCGGCGCCCGGTGCGATGTCCTTCACGAGCACGGTGCCCTTGGCGGTGCCATCGCTGCGCCACAGCTCCGCGCCGGAGGCACCGTCGGTCGCCGCGAAGTAGACGCGTCCGCCCATCGCTGCGAACGGGCTCGAGATCGAACCGCCTGTACCCGCGCGGATGTCTTTCACCAGCGTCGTGCCGGCTTCGGTGCCGTCGCTCTTCCAGAGCTCGGTGCCGTGCGCGCCGTCGTCGGCCGCGAAGTACAGCGTGCGGCCGATCGCGACCAGGTGCGAAGGCCGCGAAGGCGACGTTCCCGGCCGGATGTCCTTCACCATGCGCGTGCCGCTTTCGCTGCCGTCGCTCTTCCACAGCTCGATGCCGTGCTCGCCATCGTGCGCGGTGAAGTAGATGTCGTCGCCGACGGCGGTCAGCGCCTGGATGCCGGCATCCTCGGCGCCCGGACGAACGTCCTTCACCAGCCGCGTGCTCTCGGGCGCGCCTTCGGTCACCCAGAGTTCGTGGCCGTGCTCGCGGGTGGTCGCGGTGAAGAAGAGGCGCTTGCCCGCCACGGTGAGCTGCCGCGTCACCGCACGCGGACCCGCATCGATCGCCGACACGCGCGTCGTCGTCTCTGCAGTGCCCGATGTCTTCCACACCTGGAACCCCGTCTTGCCGTCGTCCGCCACGAAGTACAGCGCATCGCGAAACACGGTCAGCTCGCTCGGCATCGCGCCTTCCTCGCCGGGCCGCAGGTCGATCACGCGCGTGGTGCCCGCGGCCGTGCCGTCGGTGCGCCAGAGTTCGAGGCCGCTCGCGCCATCGGTGGCGGTGGTGTAGACGTGGCCCTTGAACACCGTCTGCCCCGCAGGGAAAGAGCCGCGGAAGCCCGGACGGATGTCTTTCAGCATGCGCGTGCCCGCGCTGGTGCCGTCCGTGATCCACAGTTCCTGGCCCGACGCGATGTGGAAGGCGCTGAAGAGCATCTTCCCTTGGAGCGATGCCAGCCCCGTGGGCGAGACGAAGGCCAGCGCCTGGCGCTGCTCGGGCAGCACCTCGCGCTCGGGGTCCTGCGCAACGGCGGGCAGTTGCACCGACAGCGCGAGGGCTGCCAGCCACGCGGGCCGCATGGCGGAGAGAAAGGCGCCGCGCATCTCAGCCCCCGAACCACCGCGCCGGCACGATCACCAGCTGCGGAAACGCCACCATCACGAACAGGATCGCGAACTCCGCGATCATGAACGGCACCACGCCGCGCGTGACATCGTCCATCGATATCTTCCCGACGCCCGCCACCACGTTGAGCACCGTGCCCACCGGCGGCGTGACCAGTCCGATCGAGTTGTTGATGATGAAGAGCACGCCGAAGTACACCGGGTCGATGCCCGCCGCCTTCACCACCGGCATGAGCACCGGCGTGAGGATCAGGATGGTCGGCGTCATGTCCATCGCGGTGCCCACGACCATCACGATCACCATGATCGCGATCATCAGCAGGATCTGGTTGCCCATGAAGGGCTCCAGCAGGCCGACGATCTTCGATGGCAGGTCGGCCACCGTAATGAGCCAGGCGCTCACCATCGCCGCGGCGATCAGGAACATCACGATCGCGCTGGTCTTGGCCGCGCTCACGAAGATGCCGTAGAGGTCGCGCCAGGTGATCTCGCGGTAGATGACTGTCGAGACGAAGAGCGCATACACCGCGGCCACGACCGCGGCCTCGGTCGGCGTGAACACGCCCATGCGCAGGCCCACGAGGATGATGATCGGCAGCATCAGCGCCCAGATCGCCTTGCGGAAGGTGGCGAAGATCTCGGCCGACGACTTGCGCGGCGGCGGCACGATCTTCTCGCGCCGCACGAGCCAGGCCCAGGTGAGCCATAGCGCCGCGCCGATCAGGAGGCCCGGCACGATGGCCGCGAGGAACAGCTTCGAGATCGACACGTTGGCGGCCACGCCGAAGATCACCAAGCCGATGCTCGGCGGAATCACCGGCCCGATCACGCCCGTGGCCGCGATGAGGCCGGCCGCGCGCGGCTTGTCGTGGCCGGCCTTCACCATCATCGGCAGCAGCAATGCGGTGAGCGCGGCGGCGTCGGCCACGGCCGAGCCCGAGAGCGCCGAGAGCAGGCAGCCGGCCATGATGGTCACGTAGCCGAGCCCGCCCTTCACATGCCCGACCACCGCGAGCGCGAAGTCGACGATGCGCTTCGACAAGCCGCCCACGTTCATGATCTCGCCGGCCAGCATGAAGAAGGGCACGGCCAGCAGCGGA
This region includes:
- a CDS encoding alpha/beta fold hydrolase, which produces MTIVHRLPLSGGHVMHVEEHGNPEGLPALVLHGGPGSGSSPLLRSGFDPARYRIVCPDQRGAGRSTPTGSIAHNTLADLLDDLRLLREHLHVDRWLVVGGSWGATLALLHALDQPSAIAGLLLRNVFLARTSDIHDFFAEAARHGGPEWRVLWNEARRRQCLVATVLADIFAHGTWEAQRRATLCWFAWEQRLSGGTAATPGDAVLQRLVPRYRVLSHYLHHGCWIRAPTLLARCAALPVVPTLIVHGTRDAMCPPQGAQALARVLHGRVILQWAQGAGHDPTHPALAAAMKQALCNYANTQTFSATFP
- a CDS encoding ELWxxDGT repeat protein; protein product: MRGAFLSAMRPAWLAALALSVQLPAVAQDPEREVLPEQRQALAFVSPTGLASLQGKMLFSAFHIASGQELWITDGTSAGTRMLKDIRPGFRGSFPAGQTVFKGHVYTTATDGASGLELWRTDGTAAGTTRVIDLRPGEEGAMPSELTVFRDALYFVADDGKTGFQVWKTSGTAETTTRVSAIDAGPRAVTRQLTVAGKRLFFTATTREHGHELWVTEGAPESTRLVKDVRPGAEDAGIQALTAVGDDIYFTAHDGEHGIELWKSDGSESGTRMVKDIRPGTSPSRPSHLVAIGRTLYFAADDGAHGTELWKSDGTEAGTTLVKDIRAGTGGSISSPFAAMGGRVYFAATDGASGAELWRSDGTAKGTVLVKDIAPGAESGSPARFAVIGSTLWFSANGGGTTGVEPWTSDGTTAGTRAVADVAAGARNALPLGFRALGDAVLFVADDGHGNERLWTRRKDGRVALVGDPLKERLR
- a CDS encoding TRAP transporter large permease translates to MTILVFVGSLLLAMAMGIPIAFSLLASGVALMWHLDLFDAQILAQNVIGGADSFPLLAVPFFMLAGEIMNVGGLSKRIVDFALAVVGHVKGGLGYVTIMAGCLLSALSGSAVADAAALTALLLPMMVKAGHDKPRAAGLIAATGVIGPVIPPSIGLVIFGVAANVSISKLFLAAIVPGLLIGAALWLTWAWLVRREKIVPPPRKSSAEIFATFRKAIWALMLPIIILVGLRMGVFTPTEAAVVAAVYALFVSTVIYREITWRDLYGIFVSAAKTSAIVMFLIAAAMVSAWLITVADLPSKIVGLLEPFMGNQILLMIAIMVIVMVVGTAMDMTPTILILTPVLMPVVKAAGIDPVYFGVLFIINNSIGLVTPPVGTVLNVVAGVGKISMDDVTRGVVPFMIAEFAILFVMVAFPQLVIVPARWFGG